CAGTCACGCCACAAAACGCGAACATAGATTTTTATAATTCATTTATCAGCTACCTGACCGGAAAGGGATTATCTAAAAACACAATCGGAACGCGGATTAAGATCGTTAAATCTGTTTTAGCGTATGCCAATGAGAAGAAAGGCGTTGAGGTTAGTCAGGACTACAAATTGAAATCGTTTGCCAAACCGAGAGAGGAAACCGAGAGCGTTTATTTAACCACCGATGAGTTGAGCCGGATTTATGATCTTACATTGCCGAAATCGTTAGACAATGTACGCGATTTATTCCTGATAGGATGCGATACCGGATTGCGTTTTTCTGACCTTTCAAGATTGAAAAAGGATAATATCAATTCAGACAATACGATCAGCATCACCACGCAGAAAACAGTCAAGAAAGTAGTTGTTCCGATCACGCCGAGAGTGAGAAACATATTTGAGAAATACGATTACAAGTTGCCGAGAGTGATCAGCAACCAAAAGTTTAACCAATTCCTGAAAGAGATCGCGAGGTATGCCGAGATTAAAGAACCGGTTACAATCACCAAGACTGTAAAAGGTATGTTAGTAACTCGCACCGTTAGTAAATGGGAGTTGGTAACCAGTCACACCGCAAGGCGATCATTTGCGACCAATGCGTTTTTAAATGATGTTCCGGCACTCGCGATAATGCAGATCACCGGACACAGAACGGAGTCGGCGTTTATGAAATATATTCGGATGAGTCCGAAAGATAACGCGATCAAATTACAATCACACAAGTTTTTCACTCAAATGGCAGTAGTAAAATGAAAACAATAAAGAGTATTCAAAATTTGAGTGTATCGGAATTATTATCCGAGCTATACGAATTGGAAAGTGATTCATACATTGCATATATTGATTTATACAATCATTTTAGAGCGAATACTAATAATTTCGACCCAATATATGTTGCTCTTTTAATAAGGGACATGATTGAATATGTCCCAAAGATTGAATTCTGTTGGGATGGAGATATAGTGACATTGCATGATCTATATTTCAATGAAACCCTATTGAAAAAGTATGATTTGAATCCAAATGATTTTATTTATGGAATCGGATTATTTGATTTATATCGAGAGCTGCAAGAATGCTGTCTTGAAATTGATTCATCAGATGATTATGAGAATGGTAACGAGCAACTATCCTATGTACAATTTGGATCACACTATATTGAACAATATGCAAGAATGGTCGATGAAAAGGCACAAGAACTGAATATCATGTATGAGGGAGTAAGTTTGGATGAACTCACAGGTAAATATTACTATCGTGGAGAAGAAGTATCTTTTGATGTTGAGGAAAAAGAAATAATTCAGCCACATTTAAAACGCCCACAGAACACCCACAATCAACAGTATTCCATATTAGAACGAACCGGCGTTATTGACTATTTGAAAAATAAATATAAGGGAATCACAGATGTGGCACTCGCGAAGTTGATTGCCAATATTCTCAATAGAGATCCACAAAATACACGCGTTAAGTTGTCATTAACCGGCACAAAGAACCAAGTGTCTAATGAGATGAAAAACGACAATTTTATAAAAAAAATGTTTGCTCAAATCGGATTATAAAATATATTGTAGTTACTACATTATATACTACAAGTATCTTAATATCAGTTTAATAAGATAATTGTTCATTAAGTTTGCGATGTAAATTTATTAACATCAGAACAGAATGAATGAGATTTTATTAAACGGAATTAGTTTAGATCAGCTACAAGAGTCGATCAAAACAATCGTATCGGCGGAATTAAAGAACGCCGTTAGTGAACTGACCACAAAAAGGGAGATCGAACCGGAGTTGATCACCCGAAAGGAAACCGCCGAGATTTTGGGCGTTTCATTGCCTACATTGCACGAATGGACTAAAAAGGGAGTATTACCCGCCAAACGTATCGGATCGCGTATCAGATACGAAAGAACCGCCGTTTACGATGCTCTGAAAAGTGTCGAACCATTAAAGTATCGGAGGGCGTAACGATGGCAAAGAAGTGTTTAATTAATCAGGAGATAATTGGAACTTTCCTCCGCAACACCACACACCCGGAGGTCTACGATTTGCAGACCATTTCAGGCGATAAGATGCCGTTTAGTTATTTCCGTATAGCACAACCCCGCGAACGATATTTAATTGGTCAGGGCGCGGTTAAAGTTGTCGAGAGCCACAAAAATGGAGTTAAGGTATTGCACACCGGTTTGCGGAGAACCTCAGACGATATGATCTCTGCGGGGAATCTATACAACCCTGTTAATGGGAAACTGAGTTTTTTGCTCTTTAAATCCGATCCAATCACGCATACAATCACTGTTTATTTATTTCCTGATCGCAAACCAAAAAACATAAATCAGTATGTTGAGGAGGTGAGGCGATGATCGATGGAGTTAGGGCGAATTTAGTCCAGGCAATCATTGATGAGGACAACGCAAATATCGATGGG
This portion of the Petrimonas sulfuriphila genome encodes:
- a CDS encoding site-specific integrase; translation: MAKIRFYLTNKRAKGETKLYCFINYGLYVEEKGKKKYLPLKYTTPFQVLPALWNAENNRAKETIKWADADKFEISQSAVDESARENRNKFNDSLAVLELNVNRIISKLTVNNRLPRHEQVKKELDKIYYPDKVIANVTEIDYQSFDLIQFIDHLIRSKSDLKLTTIKSYLVVRKNLQEYQKKHKGSVTPQNANIDFYNSFISYLTGKGLSKNTIGTRIKIVKSVLAYANEKKGVEVSQDYKLKSFAKPREETESVYLTTDELSRIYDLTLPKSLDNVRDLFLIGCDTGLRFSDLSRLKKDNINSDNTISITTQKTVKKVVVPITPRVRNIFEKYDYKLPRVISNQKFNQFLKEIARYAEIKEPVTITKTVKGMLVTRTVSKWELVTSHTARRSFATNAFLNDVPALAIMQITGHRTESAFMKYIRMSPKDNAIKLQSHKFFTQMAVVK
- a CDS encoding helix-turn-helix domain-containing protein; the encoded protein is MNEILLNGISLDQLQESIKTIVSAELKNAVSELTTKREIEPELITRKETAEILGVSLPTLHEWTKKGVLPAKRIGSRIRYERTAVYDALKSVEPLKYRRA